The nucleotide window CCAATGtaacgttttttttatttattttttacaatgacGTGGTATTTGAGCTCATGCTGCTACTCGATTCTCTGTTGAGCAATGTCCCCCTTAGACTATAAAAGGCACTGTGAAAAGAAAGGCTCATGTTTGACCTCTTCAAACCAAACACACCTCACGTAAGAAGCAGTCTAATCTCGAAcaagtgttttataaataaaagggTCTTGCTTGAAAAGAGTAGGAAAAAGCAAACACCATCAGCACAGTTTCTGCTCTCCCCCCTCATGTTTTCACTTCTCTCAACACACTGTGACACTGTGGGAATCCAAGACAAGCAACTACATCTCTCTGACCTCTCATAAGCCTCACATGAATGACAGCGACTTGTACTGAATGCTAATTACTATGTTTAACACACCGCCTACCATGGCTGGATGTGACCAGGCAACCAAAAATAAATCCCACAATCCTGGCTCATGTAACAGGCTGGGCTCATCCAAATGTCCAATCAAATGAACCTAAACTCGTGATATAACCATTGATCAAGCTGCTGGCACATCCTGCAAACTGTCTGAACGTATTGTCTACAAATTAAAGGAGCGTTTTTTCTAGAGAGGGACTAAATTAATGAGAGAAGTTGGCACTAAACTAAGCCTAACGAAGATCTGCCAGCACTGCCTGATGAACACTTTTAATCTTGATGATCCTAGTCTGATTTACAGAACCATCAACACATTTTCACAGCTAATGCGACATTAACTGCAGATAAGGTAACTTTGAAACAGAACCGTTCGAAGGATATGGAGTGTGTTTTcacaaagaagaaggaaaatatAGTAACAGGTGTCCTGTTTCAATATCATGAGAAAAATACCAAATATGTAGGATACCGAAACAACTCTCATAAACtgatacttttttcttttttacaaattAGATGTCCTCTATGGAGGGTACAGTAAGGGGCTCATATTATTCATACAAGCACCTGACATCTATAGGCAAGAAGAGAAGACAGCTcacacacacgtaaacacacacacatacacacacacacactcacaaaaagaacaaaacacctGAGAGAAATGACCAGAAGGGGGCAGCACAGCACCCCGAAAAACACAACAAGTTGAGAGGATAGGAAATAAGAGAAACgaggaggggaaagagagaTGACGACACTACAGTATCTTGGTTGAAGTTCAGGGCGCGGTGCGTGTCGTGGTCTCGCAGGACCGTCTCAGCACCATTTATTTTGTCCCAATGAAGCCCAACCAGGCTTTGACGTGCGACTGTAGATTTGATCTGTGTCATGTGGAGCTGAgactgttctgtgtttgtgctggaCTGGACTGAGATACcagagttgtgttgttgtgctgGCCCCTGTGGGCCTGTGGTTCCTCTGTGGATGCTGCTGGTTTTTATGGTGGGTCTTGGGTGGTCTTCTTAGTGGCCGTCTTGCGTCGTCAACATCTCCTCGGCCCTCATGTGCAACTCCAACGCTGTGACAGTGCAGATGTCCCTCGGCAGTTCTGATTTCCTCCGCATCAGTGGGCGCTCCCTTCTCTGATCTTTTTGGATCTGGACATGTGGAGAGATGGTGCAAAGGTAGCGCAATAAGCATGGTGCGAGGATGAGAGACATAGATAATTTCTTTCGTGGACTATGGGAAAAACTTAAATCAAACTCCTTGTCTTATAAGAGAGTGAGGCAGCGTGCGGGTGATTCCTCCTGCTGTGCATCATGGACTTAAATGGTCTAGAATGTTTACGAGCTGTGACTGATTTCATGCTTTCTTTAATCACATGTATAAAGTTTCAGCTACGCTTCACAGATTACATTTGAGCTGTTCCAACTCAGCTGATGTCGTCAGTGAAAATAAACCTGTAAAGTCTATTTTTGATGTTCAGATCAGAATCAGCTTCTGACCAGGTTCAAACAATGAAGCCCGGCTTTATGTTGAGTCTACTTTCTCCCTGCCTTGCACATCAACACTACTCTGATAAGTCATTCCTGACCTGTGTGGCTTCCTCCTCCATGGCTCTCTTGAGCAGGTCGACGTCTTCGAGCAGTGGCCCGTCTGTCTCCATGTCTATGGGACCGTCTGAGCCCACATAGTCAATGTACATCATAAACTGTGCAGGTCGAGGAAAAGAGGAAGGTCactaatgtattttttaaaataatttctgcTTGAGAGCTTAATCTCTGTCAAACTTGACGTTTTAAAATCAGTTCCACCAAAGAACGACCTTAACAGCTCATTGGATTGCAAACTTTTGTGTTCTCATGGAAGCGCTGACACTATACTGGgtgttaattattattacagaaataaaaactgcacTGAGGCAATCTTGGACTACACGATTACCCCCTTACATATGTATTATATGCTACATATTCGTTACTATGTCTTTGCTCACCTGTGGGTTTGACTTTGCAAGATTCTCAATCTTCAGCCAcgcttcttctctctctctccatttggCTTTCTCTCTGAGACAGcaatcaacacaaagagaacCATTAGAGGCTgcattaaaaggaaaaacaatacaGAGTTTGCAGCTCAAAATTATTCTTGCTTGGGCTTAGTCACACACTAGATGATTTTAGGCCAAATTCAGGGCCTTATTTGCTACCTCAAATGATGGGAGGCAAGGCCTGATTCTAGGCTTGTCCTAACATATCATGTGTTCAAATAATCCTCAAGTGTGTGGTGTCATTACGACTATTTTACTGTTCCTCGACCAAGTCAGAACCTCCAGACCTAGGATTGTAAATTTCAAACACCTTTTATATTCTTACTACCTCAGATTGAATTCCTGCAATAACCAATGAGACGAGCAGACTGGAAAGTGTCACTAACTGGATGTTTGGTCGGAACTGTCCTAATGAGTGTGGTGTCCCACAGCTCTAAAATGGGTTGAGATGTGAAAGTCGTCCAGTGTATGGCTAGCCTTAtttgtgttttccatttctAGTAAAGTTTTGTATTTTCCAGTGATGTTTGGAACTGTGTCATAAGACCAGGAGAGCTGTAGCTAAGTGACCTACTTGCTCTTCTCAGCCCTGAACTGCTGGGTGCAGTCATcaaacagcttctggttcatcTCCATGAAGAGTTTCAGAGCGTTGTAGATCAACCCATGGATCgtcctgcacacacagatcacTTGATTTATGTAGTTTGTATCCTACTACAATATTACCTGACAGATAACACAGAGACAGGagagtctgtgtgtctgtgttgggaCTCACTTGTTCCAGTGGGTCTTGGAGTTGCGGTAAAGGGCGGGGAACATGATGGGCAGGATCTTAGCGGCATTGTCACTGATCAGGCTCATGATGTACTCGTTGTTCCAGTAGTACAGAGCTCGCTCTGCCACCTAAAGACACATTAACAGGGTTACATACATACTAAATGTGCTGAACCACAATATATGTGCAATAGGATGAACTACAAATGTAGCTGCCAGTCATTTaagtttattaatttaattcatttcaattcacatgataatttaagttaaaaacTACATTTAAGGTTCAAATATTTAGCTGTTTAGTATGTAAGTTATAAAGAATTTGTTAAAGTGAAATAATCCATAGCAGATGGAAGCTTCCAGAACATGAGAAAGGGGGCGGGTCTTAGCGAGATGCACCTCATGCTTGCCATGCAGCAAGGTTaatggcagagaggaggaatctGCTGCACAATTGAAAGACCTGGGAAGCCATAAATTCATTTTTTACTCCCTCTCAGTTCATGGGGCCAATGAGGTatgtgttaaagtttgtttgaaTGGCCGAattattttctttgatgtgatTACAAGTTAAACAGCATACAGTTTATATgtatattgatttgatttgacaagTAGTGcgttatgtgtttatttgtgttcaaGCTTTATCAAGCTGATATGATTTTTTTATCACAGTTCTCACGGCATGCTCAAAGGCATGGAAAATAAATGCccgtaaaagaaaaagaacgcCTTCTGTCCGTGTCTTGACTGGAGGGAGTTACAACTAACCTGAAAATGTGGGCTGGACACACACTTGGCCAGCTGTCTGAAGAGGGGCTCCATCACTTTGACAAACTCTGATGGCTCAATGACATCCAGGATCTCCTCCAGTTCATTGAGGAACATGACCTCCTTTGGACTGTGAGTCTTTGGCCAATACTTTAACAAAGCCATCACCGTCTGCACAAAGAGGGCAACagggttatttaaaaaaagaggtagAAGGAGCGGGCATGAGCAGCTGATTTGTCCAAGTAAGACGTACACTTACAATCAGATtaggtttgtttttctgtctcttgcaCTGCAATCGTAGCCAACTAAACAAGTAGTCCTATTTTGGGTCTTTTTTATACAACCCATAACAATTcaatttgtttggattttagtAAAATTTGAAATTAATACAACCCCAAAATCCAGGAGGagtttctcaaactagagaatTGAAAGTACAACCAAGTACACCAAGCAAATGTCAAAAACAGAGACTCTGGCAGATGGAGTTCTTGGGTTCATACAGCCATCCACTAATCTTTAGCAGACAGGATATTGAGGGATAATTCCATCATCAACTTTAACaacataataacattaataaaataattcttACTGGTTCAGTGAGGGTGCTGTCCTTTTCTAAGAACTGCACCACGCAGTAGGCCAGCTACAAAGAGAGAAACATTATGTCACCAACTGCAGTAATGTAAAGTAAATATGATACAGAATATGCACAGTAGAGGAAATAATCACCTGAGGGTGATATACACTTAGAGACTTGACTTTGTGTAAAGGCAGTAGAACTTTTAGAAGGAATATCTTGTGCTCTTCTTTCAACGGTAACGCAAATCCATTTATTATGCTGCAAGTAGAAAAGTTAtcgtcagaaaaacaaaaagacaccaaCAGGAAGATGAaacagttctgttttatttataaatatgtGCACATGCAATCATTTGAATACTGAAAACAACACTTTAGAATGAGCCACAAACAGGAAGGCTATAAAATGCACCTCTCTGAGATACCTTACCTGCCTAATATTTCCAGTAACTCTGCTATTCCATTATGATGTTCAGTCTCATAAATGAACCTGAAATATAAAAGTACAGCGATGCATCATGAGGGTTCATTTCACAAAGTACACTCCATCAGTCACAGACACAATTGTAAACACATTAATGTTCCTACCCACctataaaatatgttattaatCTGTTTCCTAATGTACGCTCGCAGGCCCAGGAACTTTCCGTAGATGCGGTGAAGAGTGGTCTTTAAAAAATCTCTTTCCCTGGGGTCTTCACTGTCGAACAGATCTAAAAGCTGTGAAGAAATGAAGGTTACTGAGACGCTGGGTGTCAGACACAGACATCATCATTTTGGTGTTCTTCTCAGCATTAACTCACCTGCATTACAAACTTCTGGTCAATATACTTTTTGGCTATGTTTGGCTGAAAGTCTGGTGACTCTAAGAACCGTAAGAAGAATTCATAGACAAGCTGtggagagacaaacagaaacagtcttGAGGATCACAGCTACATCAGCTTAGTTGcattaatttgaaatgtttgtgagTGAGCTGTGTACCTGTAGATGTGGCCATGCAGCCTCTAGCGTGGGTTCATCCTCCTCGGGGTCAAACTCTGCACCCGTGGGGTTTGATGATGGCGGCAATGTCCTGAACATATTCACAGTAaactggaggaaaaaaacagagaggtatGTCAGCTTAACCATACACTGAATAAGGAGCATCATACGGCTAGACGTTGACGctgccctcctctctccctgctcccCTCATCATCAGCTCACAAAGCCCCGCAATCAAGCTAATTGATTGATCAGTAGAGGGAGATTTCTACCAACTGATCTCTTATCCTGAACATAACCTGCCCTCAGAGCAGGTTAGGATTGCAGCATAAGCTACCATGGTGATCTGCCTGAGTAAGAAGGAAGCCACCCAGAGTTAACCTTGAAGTTACCCCGATAATCGCAGAACTTGCTTCATAGTTTACCTCCCATGATCGTTATCTGGTCAATTAAGTCACTTTTCACAATTCTTTGATCCAGTCTCTGCTGAACTTTCATTGCAAAAGTTTTCATAAATCTAATTGGCCGCAGATAAGTCATGTTTATTCAATAACATCAGGTGACAGGGAGATATTTCCTCCtcttgtgcaatctccctcTCCTCTAACTTCCATCTCTCAGAAAATGAAGCACcaatttttaatgtaaatgagATTGTTTCATGATATGATCGGAACCAGGCACCCTGAAGCACCTCTGATATATGGTGTATCTTTCCATTGCTATGCTAAGGATACTCCGCTGTACCTGCCCGTTAAAGCCACTGACCCTGGAATGTTGAATGCACTACAGGACTGTATGCAGGATCTTAAAAGTTGGATGTCAACTGATTTCCTCCAGTTGAATTCTTCAAAAACggaaattattttaattggATCACAGCAGATGACAAAACAAATTCTGCCATCTGCTGGGTTCCTTGCTGATCACATGAAGCCTGTCACAAGGAACCTCGGTATCTGGTTCGACAGCAACCTAAATTTTGAATACCACATCACAAAACTAGTACAGTCATGTTTTTGGCATCTTAGAAATCTTTCAAAAAAATACgatcttttttaacttttaaagacactgaaatgattttacatgcttttatatcaACTCGgttagactactgtaacagccttTTTACCTGTCTTAATCAAAAATCCCTCGACAGACTGCAGATagtacagaactcagctgccaggcttTTATCTAGCACCAGGAAATATGACCACATCACGCCTGTTTTAGCTTCACTACATTGGCTGCcagtatgttttagaattgattttaagattttattagTTACTTTTAAAGCACTGCACGGTCTCGGGCCCCAGTTTTATCTCTGACCTTTTAACATTGTACACTCCAGTGTgcaatctgattttatttgatcaaggTGTATTGCACAGGGTCCTGCttatattttgcttttattttgtttttactttgtttttatgtttttatgatttcatgttcTTGCAGTAGTGATGACACTTGCACTGTCTGTATGgcttttcaaaatgttctttattttgcacatgtgcttgaggcattgtaaagcactttgtaacgtagttttataaataaagattattattatattattattattataaaaaaacaatcacatatAAAACAGAGTAATACTTAATTTAGGCTTTAAGTACATTGTTTTACTGGTACCAGGATGTATTGAAATAGgatctctcctcctttctctacAACGTGCAGCCTGTGTGACTGCACTTTTTTGGAATAGAGGTTGTAACTGTGAGTTACAATAAACTATTAACTGTTCATACAGAATTGAACTTTCCATGTCACCAGGGGGAGAATAACAGCTGCTTTgtccaaactcaagtaaacattaACTCTTATCTGTTTAGTTTGTCTAGAACGAGTGGTTAGGCATCTGCTTTGAACACATTTCTGGCAACTACAACAATCAACCTGATGGGACAGTTTAGAAATCTATCagccagttttttttaaagctgacaAAATTGTCCACAATCCCtgatttgttttatattgttaaaataaatgttactaAGAGGCTGATGGGGgttacagaaaacaaaataaacagcatTTTAGTCATGTCATTATGAATAAGTGAGATACATTTGTCTATTTTACTGCACAGATCAGATTATGGTGTCATGACATGTAGCCACTGCAAACTGAATCATGCCAAAGTTTCTTTTTTAGTAACAACAGTGTATTCCTCTAATTTAACCTAAAAATAGTGTCCAGTGACCAATTTCCCAAAATGTTTCCAAGAAAAAGTCAAAGAACCAAAGGAATCATGGCAAGTCAAAATAAGTTAACTTTAACTTAATCTGCCTTGCAAATGCTGCATGGGAACATGTTGTATTTTCTATCAGAAAAGTTCAATGTTAGGGTTTAACTTTCCATCTTGTGCTCGACTGAGATAGCAGCCTGTTTACCTGGCAGTACCATTCCCTAAACTGGCAATAAGCCACTTTTTGTCCTTCATACATTAGAGATTATCTTTAAAGAGTGGTCAACGTGGGTCGAAAACTCTGTCTCCCACCACCTTGTTGTTATTCTCGTCATTACTTCCCCCAAGAGAACAGGACTACTGGCAAAACCCTCATTGTGTCATGCAGAGTACTGTCCCAAAGCTTAGACCCTGAGGTATCAAACATGCTCAAACTGAACAAGCACTTATAGAAGGAAATAATAAGTACAGCCTTAACATAAGAATACACTCTTTACACTGGAAAGGAGTTTGTTGTGTCAATCTCCATACTTTGATGATGAAAGCATCAGTGGACTTCAAAGTGTCTTTGTCTGCACAGGGGCAGGGGAAAGTGGCAGCAAGGAATAAGAGTATATTTTCATGCTGATTTGGCAGCTCTGTTGCATTTTCTGCTACACTGATCAAATAAaggaaggatgaggaggatggggGTAAATTTGCACCTTGATCATCTGCAGTTTACCATGTGGCATTGAGCGGGCCTTTGATTATCATCAAAGGGTTTTAATTTGGATTGGGAAGACAAACATGGCAATGTGAGCACATACAGTCAATTCAGAGGAGAGTGTTGGATGATAAATGTACAGTAGAGCTCTGAATGAACACTGAAAACTAAGTGACCTCTTCACGGAAACATAATATGGATCTCTTAATTAGCAATGCTTTGTACTGATTTTGCAGATAAGTGAAGTTAGCTTTATGTGACACAGATCTTTGGGTTCAGACTGGGGTCAGTGGTGTTAGTTACATGACCCGTGTGAGTTTCCTGTGACTAAGTGAGGAGCCAGTAACAAAAGAATACACAGGGACTCAAAATATTGCTAGCTTTAGAAACTACACTCTCTGGCCAtagaacaaaaataaagcacacgtgaaaaagaaatgatggtaaatggtaaatggacttgtacttatatagcgcttttctagtctttctgaccactcaaagcgcttttacactaatcgtcacgttcacccattcactcactgatggtagaggctgctatgtagtgagggaccatcagtattagttgttctcattcgttcatattcacacacctctgaacaacagagggagcaattcagggttcagtgtcttgctcaaggacacttcggcatgtgactgctggagctgggattgaactctacccactgagccacagccgcctctGTTTCTTCTTAAGAGAACACGCCCTTACACATAAGTGATAGGTTATAGAAACAGTTGAGTCAGATGGCTCTCCGGGGTCACATGCATTAAGTTATATAGAGCCAATACACAAAAGGGTCTAATATGATTTCACACACTACAAAAGAAAATCTATTTCCGAACAGTGAGGCACGACCACCAACGAACATTAAACTGAATTTAAGTTTAAGGGGCCCTCTTTTAACATAATAACCAAAACCACTGCTACACTTCTCAGAAGCAGGATACATTGTATTGAGCGGACTAAATCAAATAGGATTATACAGGCAGTAAGAAAGCTCCAACAGATAGTGTACAGCTTATGCCATATGGGGCTAACAAATATTCCAACACATGAATCCATATAACCACGAAACACCTTTTAACGCATAACAAAAGGGATTTCATATAAAAGGACAAAAAGGAATAAACAATTCAACAAATATCAACTATATTCTAATAAGACAATGTGCTTTTAATTTACCCGTAAAAATGAAGGCGGGCCTACGTTTGAAGGAAACAGGGatgatcaggcaagccacatccttgtcctcttttaaaaacacacttttttaaatgtgcttttactttttaactcatcactgactttttaattgcatggtgtttattattgtcttttacttaactagttttagctctccttacctttgtcatgtgcttttctgttttatctcaCTATGTCTTGCactatgtaaagcactttgtaaacatgtttttaaaaggtgctatataaataaaatgtattattattattattatgcgaTGTATGTTCTTAATGAGTAATGGGAACTTTACATAGACCACCTCTATGGCTAACTGagattaatatttttttttaaatataattatttatCAAGGAATGGAGAAAATGAAAGGCCAGAATCAACATTATGActtgttcagtgtgtttaactaAAAAAGATGCAGCACTACAATTCAACATTTGTTATTATGTGAATGTGCAGGAGTTAAATAAGACACAAAAGTATAAATAAGCTAAATAGCACTTTCTGTGTTTAAATCCTCAGCATAGGTTTATTGTTCAGTTCACAACTTATAAGACAGACCTGTGGTTCCTTTTCACATTACAGAGGGCATTCGGATTTGGAAATTCAAGTTATGTTGCACTGAATATGGTAAATGGTACGTCAATTCttcttatatagcactttttcaAGTCACCTTTTCACTGCCTCTATGGAACAGAAGTTAATGATTGGTTATGTTGCTCTCagtctttaaaaaacagaggggTGTTCTCCAGGACATTTTGTAGAAAAAACTTGACAGACTGGTAGAATTCAGTTCCCACAGTTTTCAGTGTGCCACTATGCAGGGGCGTGTCTAGACTTTTAGAGCTGGGTGGCAAACTAAGGCACTGACACAGGTGGGGATGGCCGGGGTGTGTGTGAACATAGATTATTAGCATTcaccctctctgtcttctctatCTACTTTCAAAACTATCAGTACAGTGTTGTACAGATATTATATGGCAGTGTATAATTGTagtataaaaatgtattacacGTAAATGTGCATCAGCCAGTCTAATGAACTTGTCACACTTGACACATAAGGTGCATTAGGCTCAATAAAAGATCTCGCATGTaattgaaaatgtaacaaaataatatatCAAGTAAAAAGGTAACCACAAATCACATAGATTTACAGTGGACTGTGTATGTCTGCATAAATACTGACCACGTGAACCACTTCTGGGTAGATGGGTTCTGTGATAACGTTCCTGTTGTGGGTGATGTACTCCACCATCTCGCTCAGCGCCGCTCGCTTCACCTCCTTCCATTTCAGATCGCTCAGAGGGTCTGAAACGAAATCGAATAGGACGCAGCACTGCCGCAGCTTCTGGATGAACAGCTTCTCCTGCTCTGCTGGGGGAACATCTGTGAGACAGAAATGAAGGGATGGTCTGTTTTTGAAGATTTCACCAGgagcagaaaacaacaaaaactaccCCTCATATTAAAACAGCTTTTACATAGGTTTTGAATTAACCATCATTCGATAAAATGCCATGTTATATATCCTTATCATAAATATGAACTGTATAAATATTTACGATAAGTACTCTAAAACTAGACAGATGATACAGAAAAATAATCACTATGTATAAAAGAATGGGTTgtataaccctcctgttatgtttgtttctctgggacagcaataatgttcctgggtcccgggacatattcaattatccaaaagtgtcagaacccaaaaaatcccaatacacatttttttttaatctaatttttaactccattactaaccatttaaatcaaggtttggtccattggtgttctttaattctcacagatcatggttcaatgaggataactcactcgtttttcattaaaattcatgttaaaactattgaatgtacatttgaaagctctaaatataaatacaatagttttacatgacattgatttttgttaattttattttacattttgattattattatttttttatgaaatgatgttgagaaatttgatttcatttgatttgatgtcttcattttgaaattgtaaaagtaaaaataacaaaaaaaaaagcatacaagttGAAAAGaggaaatagttatacaaaagaaacaaaacaatataagcaagcactgaaacattttactttacatgtgcgaaaaggagtaggaagaagttaaaacttatctaatcctatcccttcattcactattatctggcattatactagtgcactcccacaAGTCATATCTTCATacattatcttcatatttacaccaacaatcaaaagtaaacccctcatgattatcaacactcttcttcctccttgtacctcatgaaaattatttctttgtacttcttcttgaaaTTAACATGatacctcttctgtcacatactGCCCAaattttttatgctgcatttagc belongs to Notolabrus celidotus isolate fNotCel1 chromosome 13, fNotCel1.pri, whole genome shotgun sequence and includes:
- the ppp2r5cb gene encoding protein phosphatase 2, regulatory subunit B', gamma b isoform X1 codes for the protein MPNKSKKDKESPKSGKVGKSGGQENTEHEQSSNRKTSNSVPPTTQLLKGKQPGSQTPVKKDKRQSSSRFSLSNNRELQKLPAFKDVPPAEQEKLFIQKLRQCCVLFDFVSDPLSDLKWKEVKRAALSEMVEYITHNRNVITEPIYPEVVHVFTVNMFRTLPPSSNPTGAEFDPEEDEPTLEAAWPHLQLVYEFFLRFLESPDFQPNIAKKYIDQKFVMQLLDLFDSEDPRERDFLKTTLHRIYGKFLGLRAYIRKQINNIFYRFIYETEHHNGIAELLEILGSIINGFALPLKEEHKIFLLKVLLPLHKVKSLSVYHPQLAYCVVQFLEKDSTLTEPTVMALLKYWPKTHSPKEVMFLNELEEILDVIEPSEFVKVMEPLFRQLAKCVSSPHFQVAERALYYWNNEYIMSLISDNAAKILPIMFPALYRNSKTHWNKTIHGLIYNALKLFMEMNQKLFDDCTQQFRAEKSKEKAKWREREEAWLKIENLAKSNPQFMMYIDYVGSDGPIDMETDGPLLEDVDLLKRAMEEEATQIQKDQRRERPLMRRKSELPRDICTVTALELHMRAEEMLTTQDGH
- the ppp2r5cb gene encoding protein phosphatase 2, regulatory subunit B', gamma b isoform X2, which produces MPNKSKKDKESPKSGKVGKSGGQENTEHESSNRKTSNSVPPTTQLLKGKQPGSQTPVKKDKRQSSSRFSLSNNRELQKLPAFKDVPPAEQEKLFIQKLRQCCVLFDFVSDPLSDLKWKEVKRAALSEMVEYITHNRNVITEPIYPEVVHVFTVNMFRTLPPSSNPTGAEFDPEEDEPTLEAAWPHLQLVYEFFLRFLESPDFQPNIAKKYIDQKFVMQLLDLFDSEDPRERDFLKTTLHRIYGKFLGLRAYIRKQINNIFYRFIYETEHHNGIAELLEILGSIINGFALPLKEEHKIFLLKVLLPLHKVKSLSVYHPQLAYCVVQFLEKDSTLTEPTVMALLKYWPKTHSPKEVMFLNELEEILDVIEPSEFVKVMEPLFRQLAKCVSSPHFQVAERALYYWNNEYIMSLISDNAAKILPIMFPALYRNSKTHWNKTIHGLIYNALKLFMEMNQKLFDDCTQQFRAEKSKEKAKWREREEAWLKIENLAKSNPQFMMYIDYVGSDGPIDMETDGPLLEDVDLLKRAMEEEATQIQKDQRRERPLMRRKSELPRDICTVTALELHMRAEEMLTTQDGH
- the ppp2r5cb gene encoding protein phosphatase 2, regulatory subunit B', gamma b isoform X3; amino-acid sequence: MQGTLLESSNRKTSNSVPPTTQLLKGKQPGSQTPVKKDKRQSSSRFSLSNNRELQKLPAFKDVPPAEQEKLFIQKLRQCCVLFDFVSDPLSDLKWKEVKRAALSEMVEYITHNRNVITEPIYPEVVHVFTVNMFRTLPPSSNPTGAEFDPEEDEPTLEAAWPHLQLVYEFFLRFLESPDFQPNIAKKYIDQKFVMQLLDLFDSEDPRERDFLKTTLHRIYGKFLGLRAYIRKQINNIFYRFIYETEHHNGIAELLEILGSIINGFALPLKEEHKIFLLKVLLPLHKVKSLSVYHPQLAYCVVQFLEKDSTLTEPTVMALLKYWPKTHSPKEVMFLNELEEILDVIEPSEFVKVMEPLFRQLAKCVSSPHFQVAERALYYWNNEYIMSLISDNAAKILPIMFPALYRNSKTHWNKTIHGLIYNALKLFMEMNQKLFDDCTQQFRAEKSKEKAKWREREEAWLKIENLAKSNPQFMMYIDYVGSDGPIDMETDGPLLEDVDLLKRAMEEEATQIQKDQRRERPLMRRKSELPRDICTVTALELHMRAEEMLTTQDGH
- the ppp2r5cb gene encoding protein phosphatase 2, regulatory subunit B', gamma b isoform X6, with amino-acid sequence MLACARAASGMVLDAPSSNGPFQPVALMHFRDVPPAEQEKLFIQKLRQCCVLFDFVSDPLSDLKWKEVKRAALSEMVEYITHNRNVITEPIYPEVVHVFTVNMFRTLPPSSNPTGAEFDPEEDEPTLEAAWPHLQLVYEFFLRFLESPDFQPNIAKKYIDQKFVMQLLDLFDSEDPRERDFLKTTLHRIYGKFLGLRAYIRKQINNIFYRFIYETEHHNGIAELLEILGSIINGFALPLKEEHKIFLLKVLLPLHKVKSLSVYHPQLAYCVVQFLEKDSTLTEPTVMALLKYWPKTHSPKEVMFLNELEEILDVIEPSEFVKVMEPLFRQLAKCVSSPHFQVAERALYYWNNEYIMSLISDNAAKILPIMFPALYRNSKTHWNKTIHGLIYNALKLFMEMNQKLFDDCTQQFRAEKSKEKAKWREREEAWLKIENLAKSNPQFMMYIDYVGSDGPIDMETDGPLLEDVDLLKRAMEEEATQIQKDQRRERPLMRRKSELPRDICTVTALELHMRAEEMLTTQDGH
- the ppp2r5cb gene encoding protein phosphatase 2, regulatory subunit B', gamma b isoform X5, which encodes MPNKSKKDKESPKSGKVGKSGGQENTEHESSNRKTSNSVPPTTQLLKGKQPGSQTPVKKDKRQSSSRFSLSNNRELQKLPAFKDVPPAEQEKLFIQKLRQCCVLFDFVSDPLSDLKWKEVKRAALSEMVEYITHNRNVITEPIYPEVVHVFTVNMFRTLPPSSNPTGAEFDPEEDEPTLEAAWPHLQLVYEFFLRFLESPDFQPNIAKKYIDQKFVMQLLDLFDSEDPRERDFLKTTLHRIYGKFLGLRAYIRKQINNIFYRFIYETEHHNGIAELLEILGSIINGFALPLKEEHKIFLLKVLLPLHKVKSLSVYHPQLAYCVVQFLEKDSTLTEPTVMALLKYWPKTHSPKEVMFLNELEEILDVIEPSEFVKVMEPLFRQLAKCVSSPHFQVAERALYYWNNEYIMSLISDNAAKILPIMFPALYRNSKTHWNKTIHGLIYNALKLFMEMNQKLFDDCTQQFRAEKSKEKAKWREREEAWLKIENLAKSNPQIQKDQRRERPLMRRKSELPRDICTVTALELHMRAEEMLTTQDGH